GAGCAATTTCTATGAATTGTTGAGTTCCATCCTCCCcaacattgatttttttaactTCAAAAGTTCCAATGATTTCATCGTGCTCTAGACCCTCATCTTTAAGTTCTTGTAAATCTGTGTCCTCCCTATTTTCCTTGACCATAGCACAATCAAGGTGGGCAACAAAATCACATCTAGAGCAATAGTAAAGTCCAAAGCGTGTTTCCACTTTTTGAACACAAAGTTGACAAAATCGAGAGTCGGATTCATGGAGTTCAAGAGAAGAATGGGTGAGGTGGAGGAGGTGTCTGTGACGTGCAACTTTGATTTTTTCTGGGAAATGAGCACATTTGTTATGAATCCAGAAGCCACACGAGGAACATAGATTAGGCACACCTTTGTCTTCTTTGCCACAAAGGTCACAAGTGAACGTGATCAATTTGCAAATGGGAGTTAATGGATGGTCATGGAATTCGGCTTCAAGTTCTAAAACACCACATTTTATGTGAATGTTAAAGTCACAACGATAACAACAATAACTATATTCCCAACAAAATTCTTTGCAAACAATGCATTTGCTATTTTCTTTCTGGAGATAGCCTGTCGATTCATCAATGAGAATAAGAGGATGAGCTGGATGCAAGGGATGGTGCAACCCAAGGGGTAGTTCTGCACATAATTTATGATGGTAAAACTTCAATTCATTGCATTTCATACAACTGTAGCTAGGACCGAATATTGGTTCCCGACACCCATAACAAGGAAGTCCCATTCTCTCGTCTTTATTAAAGACCAAAGGATGGTCTGAGTGGGAAAAATGTTGAAGCTCCATCTTCTATCACATGCACAATCACAAACAGCATCCaattttttaggggaaaaaaaggacTTAATACAGCAAGGCTGGGTGctaacccaaaacccaaatctagagtttagaaaaaaaaattttaaaaattaaaaattaaaaattaagagagagagagagagagagagagagagagagagagagagagagagaacaagagGCTTAAGAATTGCTTTTGATTCtagtagcatttttttttttttttttattgtttaatttcgATGTAAAAACACCGATTGTAACGTCTGCATGTGAGATTGAGGTGGGGGATTGGTGGTTCTGGGattttaataaagaataaagGCTTTTTGGGGTTCATACATTTAAGGAGTATGCAGAGAACTTGGGTGCAACTAGCAGCACATGATCTGATTGATTTGGGCTATAATAGAGGGATTTTAGAATGAAAAATTGGACGCAATTGTTTAAAATGCATGGGGTCCTAGAAAAAAGGCATGGGGTTGTTAAATTGGGGGTGGGTACTGGGTATTTTGTCGGCTTATTTAGTTGTCAAAGATATtgttgcttttttgttttgtagcGTAAAAAGTGGAAGGAAATATAAGAGTTAAAGATAATGAcatagatatgattttttttaattttataaaataaatttaaaaaaataaaacttgtggaATTTAATCAAAAGGGATGCACCTAACAAGCTAGGAATAAATATTAAGAACAACGACAGTTCCAATTATGTCCATAATTGAACCCCCAATACTTGTAactaaaaatgtataatttgttttactttcttctatttatgtCAATTGGCATCATTTGTTAAAAAGTATCTAACTCAAATTTAAGTTTACCTTTATTCAATATATGAAAGAGTGCAGCTAAATTTACCTTCATATTTAATATGGTTAATTATTTATGTCAGCCATTACAATTCAAAACAACAAAGTTAATCAACAAAACCTTCAGTAGAAAGTTTAGTTGTAAATGTTGTATGGGgatacaaaaaatgaaagagtagTGTCTTTTAGAGTTTCACATAAATGTCACACAAGCATGGAAGCAATAAAATGCTACTATATTGAACATccatatgaaattttttatttttttttttttggtataagtatctatatgaaaaattttaagcaagCAAAACAACCTACCAATtatgaatagcaatagaaaaacacacatacatatgAACAAATTTGCATAAGCAACTATTAATACTTACAAGAAGAAGAATTCAATTTTGGCTTCAAAACACACCAATGGAAGCTTCTAAGTTAGTCTCAACTTCAATTTTGTTAAACCTAAGTTCGTGTGAAACTTATAACTCCTACTATACATAAGATTATTATGTCATTGTGCCATATAAAGAGAAGTAAGTAGGCAATGTGGAAGGCATTTATGCTTGCTTGCCAAATTAAACTTACAACTCATGTAAAACAAGCTTTCTTGCCAGATTAAACTTATGAAGCAATTTGGCAAAACATTTATGCTTGCTTGCCAACTTAGACTTATAACTCATGTGGAACAAAAGAGACAAGTAGGCAAATCATTGATACTTGCTTGCCAACTTAGACTTTACAACTCATGTGGAACAAAAGAAGCAACTAGGCAAAGCATTGATGCTTGCTGGCCAACTTAAACTTataaacttctctctcttttttcctttttttttttctttttttatccatGTCCAAACTTCATACTAACATAGTaacatttactttttcttttttgtttgtaaacATGTTCAtactaacattttattttttcattcatttataagattttatttatgcATCTCTATCTAGCTACACATatgaaactctatctcttaTGTTGCATTTGAATGATGAATTTTGAGGTggaatttacaaaaaaaattgtacttaggacatttttaatattaatttttattgtacaTGTTAATAAGAAATgcaattcaaaaattttgtagaattttAGACTTTAGATTTCAAAGCATTCAAATTCAAAGTTCAATTTTTATGAAGGAATGCATCATATATAAATGCTACCAACATTCAATTTTTATGAAGGAGCGCATCATTTATAAATGCTACTAACATTAATCTTGTCGTACCACCAACCAAATCACCATTTCATTTGCTGCAAAACTATACATATATGCTAGGGGCATCCAAACTTTTTAAATTGTCAAACTTTACCCTTATATTTCTGTTTAATTTTGAAGTATATTGGTGCCcccaaaattttcttatttcttataCGACCCATTTAAGTTTGTTTATATAATCTTTCTTACATTGGACCCCTAATCTTGAAATTTTAGTTCCACCCTTAACCACTTTTCATACTGTCGCCGACACTACGTCGTCACAACTACCCTCACCATTATTATTAGTACATCTTTAATATTTAATctgaataaaaaatagatatttttgaaatgcaaaataTCCTAATGAACACAGGCCGAAGTGAACTGCAGTATGTGTGTGGGCCGAAATGTGTATGAGGATTTAAACCCAAAGAAAAGACCTAGGCTGATTTTAAGAGTGGGCTAGCCGAAGGTTGGGTTTTAAGAAGCAAATATGGGCCCAGGGTGAGTTTCGGACCTGGTCTAGGCTCTAAAAGTTGATGGGCCTGCTCGGTGTGGGCTAACCTCGCTTGAGAGAAGCCCAGTGGATTGGGTTGGATCAGGCCCAACCCAAGGATAAACGGGTAATGCACCAAACGACTGGGTCGGGTCTAACCCGACCCGTTTATATTTCAGACTCCAGCCCCTCTCTATTCGAACTCTATCTAACTCTCCCAATCGGACCACCATGGTCGAGAAACCTCAAGCTCCTCACCTCCACCACCGGCGGTGGTTCGCACTTCGATCATAACCTCGCTCAAACTTCGATCTAGAcccatctctcttcctttctcaCACTTCGATCTCAACAGAATGGAGTTTCCATGCTCCTCCGTGGTAAACActaaccaccaccaccaccaccatgagGTGGTCTCCTCCTCTCGGCgtcttgatctctctctctctctgagttctcaaacccaaaacccactctCCCTAACCgattctctctctcaagctcaACTTTTCGATCTAACCCCTAGGAAGGCTCTACACAGCGCGTGTACAACGAATCGGTGGTGTGGAGGCCTAGGCGATCACGGATCGACCATGATAGCATGTTCTTGTATAAATTAGCATCATAGAGACTGTGTGATTCTGTGACTGTGGGTGTACTGTGTACAGTGGTGAGATGCTACCATATAcgagaaagaaataaaacagaaaaaaataaaaagggtttcGGATTTACACATTGGATGCACCCTCTTTATTTTAGGTTTCTTGTTCTCTTTGCTTTGATGATTGCTGGCTGTATTGTGTTGGTTTCCTCTGGCTTCATGCTTGTGGTTACCTCCGTGGGTGTTTGGCTGAAGAAAAAACACAAAGGACAAGTTAAAACTCAAgctaaaacaaaaccaaaaaaaaaaatgagtaaaggaaaaaaagagaagaaactcATGTTTTCTGCATCTTCTGTGCTCTGGTTCTATGCTGTTATTTCTCTCTGCCCAAACCGTGAAATTTCTGAATGATGAGGTCTCTCCCCTTGTCTGAGGTGAGGACAGTGTGCACGAAGGTGTGGGAGTGAGGCCGGGAGGTGTGTGCTGCTGGCAGAGGGAATTCTTCCATCTGATGCTGCGGCAATGAAATTCCATCTCTTTTCTTATATCCATTCCTTTTAATTGCGAAGAAACAAGGTGACACTCACccaattaaaagtaaaatatttatcGCCGCTTGTTTGGCTAcaattggttattttttttattaaatgtactgtagataaagataaaagttagttaaaataattTAGTAGGAtctataaataataccaaaaaatacaatagaaccataaataataacaaaaataaactaactttttaatttggaaCCAAACGCACACTTTTTAAAGTGATTTTTCACaagaccaaaatttaaaaaatgtgaaactttcagaccaaattaaaaatagtgATAAGTATCTCGTgacaaattcaaataatttcttCAATTAAACTGTGTCTCCTAGTATTTTCAAGATTAACTTTTATCCAAAATTGGGTTTATTAGAGCAACTTGAAAACTTTGGTAAAACATCATAACGAAGTTTTTAGCAatgatattttctagaaaatgaaacatttttcaaaattcattttttataaaactatctcattttttaatgtttggtagcaactttaaatgagttgaaaaacaatctCCTAATTTCCCTTGTTTAGCTTgttgtgagatagagttgttttctaaaaaaatttaatggaaaaaaatgtctaaaaataagtcatactttttatgttgaccaaAGATAATTTTCCTTTGACTCATCTTTTTTTATGCTACTAAACacagaaaactatctttacgCAAGGTTTTCCATCAAAACAAACGGAGTGTTATAAAACAAAGCACATTTTCCAATGAGAAGCCCTAACTGgcaaatttcatattttcataATGATTCAATCAATTCGGGTTTGATTTTTgcctttaaataaaaaaagtgaaatgactttcaatatttttaatgCAAGGTTAAAATAAGTTTGTGagattcttaattttaaatttggattCCTAGTAAAATTCAAGGCCAGACAAAATATAGTATTGACAACTATCAAATGAACCTATTCGAGCATGATATAAAGGCCCAATCCATTAACTTTAGAATACCCGAAAACCCCGAGCTCAATAACAAGTAGTAGGCCACACCAGTCCAGAAATCAGTTATAGATCAAGGACCTGACTAGTCAGTAACAATAATGTATTGGGGGAAATCGCCTGTTGAGAACCAATTGGCAGCAAGTGCAAGTTTCAAGATAGTCACATCTATCTTAAGGAGTGGGTCCCATCTGGTCAGGAATATATCCTAGAAGGGCACACTCATCTAAAAAGCCTTTCCACCATCATGACAATCCTACTAAGGGAAGTCTATAAATAGGGGCCGAAGGAGTGAGAAAGGGGGTTGGAAAAATCAGGGTGAGAAAGacacacaaaagaaaactatGAGGATTAACTAAAGATGAGGAACTCACTTCCAAGCTTAAGCCTTCTCGGGAGATACATTCAAGGTAGAAGAATATGAACTAGGACAGAAGCTCTTTCACTTGGGCAATCGGATTGGCCTCAAGAGGTTTTCCTATTGTAGAAAACTCTTTACCCACATTATACAAATAAATTGGGGACTTGACATCAAAGCCCACAAGGTAATTTGGGCCCGAGGGCTTCACAGAACCAGTTTCATATCATTTATAATAATGTGTATGTGAAAAGAATCATGAGCACGAAGCCCAatttgagtatatatatatatatatatatgtgtgtgtgtgtgtgtgaaatttttaacaataaaatattagtgaATTTAGTTTTTATAAGTTCCTAAACTAAAATCACTCTatctaataaattcaaataatataattttaactatATACAATTTAATCGTTATTTATTAACATAAATGTGAAGGGGTAACAAATTTTAGTCGGTAAATATGTCATTTGTTGTGGCCAGGGTTTGTGTGTCTCTTaatatcttaaaataaataataataaaactaatatgATCAATGGCAATTCGATTGCTTTAGGGTGGAGGATTTTCTAAAGGAGGCTCCAACATCACATGCACCATCAATAAGGA
This DNA window, taken from Quercus robur chromosome 2, dhQueRobu3.1, whole genome shotgun sequence, encodes the following:
- the LOC126711013 gene encoding uncharacterized protein LOC126711013; this translates as MELQHFSHSDHPLVFNKDERMGLPCYGCREPIFGPSYSCMKCNELKFYHHKLCAELPLGLHHPLHPAHPLILIDESTGYLQKENSKCIVCKEFCWEYSYCCYRCDFNIHIKCGVLELEAEFHDHPLTPICKLITFTCDLCGKEDKGVPNLCSSCGFWIHNKCAHFPEKIKVARHRHLLHLTHSSLELHESDSRFCQLCVQKVETRFGLYYCSRCDFVAHLDCAMVKENREDTDLQELKDEGLEHDEIIGTFEVKKINVGEDGTQQFIEIAHFSHNHDLKFTHEVLSNEKCDGCVQAILSPFYSCVNCSFFLHESCAKLPKRKRHPLHRHSLTLFPTEPGDFFFMQCMSSKMQWLRLSV